ctcttcatatgatgatatcaacagttttcttagtaagatatgagatataaatcttttagaaatgatgagaaaaactcttaaattgcattttcatctctgaaacattttaaaatggtcttttctacatttttaaatttaaaaagatgTGTTACTTTCAAAGATTTTAAATTGCCTTTGCATCATCTTCCATGTCTTAAAATTGCCTTTTCatggcatctttccctcctcctcttcctcctgcaggctcCAACACCTACCCAATCAGCACTGCAGCACGGGTAATCTACTGGGTTGGCTACAGTGTGTCCCTCATTGTGTACACATcatactctgccacactggtctcacatcttgctgtggagcagcctgcacctctgccattcagcaacctgcgggacctgtctaggcagtcaggctgggatgctggatgcaacaacaatgacctcttccaagtgacagcctcggtgggtccttggcttcttgctgtgtgaactgatataccatccagtggttgagagttgaggagagagagagagagagagagagagagagagagagagagagagagagagagagagagagagagagagagagagagagagagagagagagagagagagacagagagagagagagagagagagagagagagagagagagagagagagagagagagagagagagagagagagaatttttgttcAGTGCCAGATTTAGGAGTCCACAAAAAGACCAGCTGCCCAGGAGCCTCCACAATCTGGGGTCTCCACAATCTGAGGAGTCTCCCACATAAATATTCTGTAAGTGAAAGAAACTTAAATTAATCAAACACTAGTTTTCTatgaactaaatattttttttattactatcaaaataaccacttgtttcatttacactaaataaatatgttcctttcactataatatattatatgtattaaaaactgcatggaatacagatacaaaaatattaatataaatatttcaggtAGATGGCCTCCACACTCAGGCTGCTCACAGGCCTCCACAGACACAAATCCAGCCCTTGATttgtaaattaattattttatttaattatttattttttctttgtaagaggagcactgccttagggagggagagagagaaagagaataataaaaaaaaaaaaaaaaaaaaaaaaccgatgcCATTTCTTTAAGAAATGGCAtctgtaataataatctgttatatgccataataaattatggcatataacataaaatgttatatgccatttGATAACAGTTTTCTATAGATCTAAGtgtaactcagtaagtttgtaacacaatctccctttcctaaatccaaattgctttattatcactgggagaggctgggatggactgggagaggctggaatgcactgagagaggctgggatggactgggagaagctaggatgcactgggagaggctgggatggactgggagaggctggaatgcactgagagaggctgggatggactgggagaggctgaaatgcactgggagaggctgggatggactgggagagtctaggatgcactgggagaggctgggatggactgggagaggctgggatggactgggagaggctggaatgcactgagagaggctgggatggactgggagaggctgggatggactgggagaggctggaatgcactgagagaggctgggatggactgggagaggctaggatacactgggagaggctgggatgaaaaggctggggctggggctgaggctgggggaaaaggtcaagaatgttgggtgtatctccaagacagtcaggaatacgagtagggtgttgcaccaattgctctaggtcatggaggatagcaaagttgtaggctagttcaccaggatggtcagtgaagggagaggaaagccaaagctggtggtgaacattgaagtctccaagaatggagatctctgcaaaagggaagagggtcagaatgtgctccactttggaagttaagtagttaaagaatttcttataatcagaggagttaggtgagaggtatacagcacagataaatttagtatgagagtgactctgtagtcgtagccagatggtggaaaactcagaagattcaagagcgtgggcacgagagcaggttaaatcattgtgcacataaatgcagcatccagctttggactgaaaatgaggatagagaaagtaagagggaacagaaaaggagctactgtcagttgcctcagacacctgagtttcagtgaggaaaagaagatgaggtttagaagaggagaggtggtgttctacagattgaaaattagatctttgactgcgaatgttgcagaagttaatgaagaaaaagttgaggggggtgtcaagacacttagggtctttgacagaaaggcagtctgacctggggacatttatggtcccctccccagatggggactacgaggctggtgtaggagtcgccacgatgattttaaaatttttgagtgaagggtgtgtgtgttattaggtgcttgtagttttgtgtggaggaagagagttgtctttagagggcaggctatgactgcccccttgtgttgtgagacacaaagggaaacgttcagcgaggtcacagctgggtttaatgataagttcacagcaccccctgaacagtgctttagacctcactggtagtaattatcatttaggcagatgtctactgcctcctcatatatatatatatatatatatatatatatatacccagccAACATTGGATAATGGGAGGcatgtgggtgttttgtgggcTACTTTATGGGTCCCATGTGGGCTACCCACATTACTGTAAAACACAGGTTGTTCTTGGAGATTTaaactttttgtatttataaATATTGATTCACATGACAGTAAAGATTCATTTTACTAACATGCCAGTTTCTCTTAAACCAAGCAATTTACGTGTAATCTTATCTTACAAATGGCTTGAGGCATTCTCTAACCCTCTTGGAAAGTCGACAGATATAAGTAATACTGCTAATTTtcattgaaatattaaaagaaaattaaataaataaataaataaataaaataaataaataaataaataaataaaaatcttttggttcagtgatgttcctcattttttgtccaaggttctaaccatacctaaactaacttaaccacaccaaaactaacctaaccatacctgctgtaacctaaccatacctaaactaacttgaccacaccaaaactaacctaaccatacctgctgtaatctaaccatacctaaactaacttaaccacatccaaacctaaccacacccaaactaacctaactgtacttggtgtaatctaaccatacccaaaactaacctaactacacccaaccatatcaaacctaacctaaccatacctaaactcaaggcaaggtatggcgtgtctagccagtggtagccataattatttcctattttcatcaataagaaaaggcattgaattcaatttaaaaaaaaacgtttcaattattgttaaaggtttgtagaaaagaatatatcaagagctagtgttatttcataagataggtaatgaaatactggcacattaataaaagtgatatcaaGCCTCAATATACTGACATACGGTAATAACAGTGTagtaccatcacaatcaccagcaccaccaccttaccatttatatcactagacaaccacctctacaccgtacgtaatgtactttccacATATAATGCATACCTTTGGGCAAATTGGTGTCAGCGGAGCATTGAATGAATGCCTCTTGGCACTTGCTGGGAGACTGGATGCCTTGGTAATCTGCAGGGATCACCACTTTTTAACACAGGCTAACTTCTTACTTTACACGTTATGGAAGGCATCAAGTATGGCTTCAAGCATTTTAAAGTATTCACAACATTGTCGAGTGCAATTTAAGATACCTTACTTCTGAACTGGTGTGAACCGCCAACGTACTGTTTACAGCACCCGCTGGGTTAAAACGTATGTTCACTTTTTAAATCTCTGGATTAAAGTATATTGCATTTTCAAgttcaaaaattaaaaatattattgcataaaaataatgcactttttttctctttccacaagttacctccaacAGATTATTAAAGGTAGGTGGAAAATTTATTTAGAGCATGATGAACCCAGCCGTTAGCAGGAAGGCGGCACAACAACGTCAGCGGCGCACCTACAGAGTGAGAAGAGATATTTTCGCTGAGTACGACGATGCTGAGTTACTGAAAAGATTCAGATTGGACCGTGCTGGTATTGTTGCAGTGACTGATATAGTGAGAGACAAGCTGCaaagtaaaactgaaagaaatacaGCCTTGACCCCTGAGATGGTGGCCATCACATTACGATATTTAGCCACAGGAAAAATGCAACAGTGCAGTTGTGATGATTTTGGAACAACGCAGCCCACTATCAGCCGTGCAATATCACAGACAATTGATGCACTGGCTGACCCAGAAGTAATCTGCCAGTTCGTGGCTTTCCCTCACACCCAGCGTGAAGTGCAGCAAAAACAGGCAGAGTTCATGCAAGTAACTCAGTTTCCCGGTGTTGTGGGAGTGATTGATGGCACTCATATAAGAATTGTGTCTCCTCATGTCGATGAACATGTATATGTGAACAGGAAACGCTATCACAGCATAAATGTGCAAGTAGTATTTGATGCTCACTATAAGATTCTTGACATTGTGGCAAGGTGGCCTGGCTCAGTCAACGATGCAAGAATACTAGATAAGTCAGCACTCAAACTGATGTTTGAGGAACAACATGTACCTGCAGGATGCTACCTTCCCGGGGACAGTGGCTATCCCTGTAAGCAGTGGCTCCTCACTCCTTACCTTCGCCCTCAAACTGTTGCACAAGCTAATTATAACAGGTGGGTTTATTTGTAAATAGTGTTCTGTTAGGTTTAGATATGCTTTGAACTAATCTAGTAGCTTTCTCCCCAGGGCCGCCCTCCCGCGTGTGCCCGCAGCCCCTACACGAACCGGTCCCTGCCCCCCTTTGGGCACGCTCTCCTCCAACGGCTAAGTCCCCGGGGCGTGGCCGCCCAAActaacccccctcctcccaacagTTCCAGTACCTTACGATGCAGCCGAGGGgactgacgccaccaccaccactgccaccaccgccacaacaagggTTATTCGAGTGGGGATCATGCTTCAGGTGTTGCCCCAAGATGCCTCAGCCCCGCAGCCCCACTTCCCCATGATagtgcaggcagggaatgtcatacaggtgagagagagagagagagagagagagagagagaaagttttttacatacagaaaggagagacagagatagaaaatcaatcttactactactacgactacttctgagcacctccttcctctcaggttGTTCCAGCTGACAACACGCAGGTATTAGGGGCAGAAGTCCGTTGGAGTTGGTCGGGTCATGCAAGTGGTCGGAGTCCCAGGCTTTCCCCCGACCCCAGCCCCAGACCCCTGCCCCAGCCACCCCTCTCCCTGTGACCCCTGCCCAgtcatccctcaccccctcctgcccccctgcggtgctgccagcgggggtgatgggaggtggaggtgggccacacacacctggggttagctgtggcttggcttatctccctcctcagcaggtgagaggagagagagagtgtatatacatctgttgttattgtatttatttgtctatattttccttacagagtgattgattgattaaatgatatatattggtgttaatatatacagacagactggtaTATAGACATTCTGATATGTGATGGCCAGTCCATGGAGCACAAGGTCCTTTGTGGactaatgaatattttacactaaggtttaagaccagtgttttattcagctatcatgaaaaaaaaaagaaaaagacagtacataattatttagtaagtaattcataactttaacccaatcaaattatagatacatgcaaaaaagaattatatcaataacaaaagtaaataataataataataataataataactattacaaattacaaacaattacatatgtttataatagtagagctgattacaatttgaaaactaataaatacaatgaataattacttgttaagtgttgttttatcaGTAATTTAAAGGAATGTAATGGTTTGTTTTTAACTGTGTCCGAGAGCCGGGTCCAGTGCTTGGTTCCTCGTGAGACGACACTCTGTTGGGCACGGGAGGTTCAGCAGAAGGGTGTCCTcaagttacctgtctgtcttaactgaatatcatgagcccgtgtctcttgtgtttgtattaagAGCTTTGTATACAAACGCCAAGGTCTGGAATACAGTAATGTCTCCAGTTTCTAGGAGTTTAAGATCCACTGCTATGTTCGGActtgttactgtttgtcttattccacattagcttttttggggcaagaaataatttatgagtgtaggttgcactaggagaaagagagagagagagagagagagagagagagagagaatgttttagatattattattattattattattattattattattattattattattattattattattattattattattattactgctacatatttctctctctctctctctctctctctctctctctctctctctctctctctctctctctctctctctctctctctctctctctctctctctctctctctctctctctctctctctctctctctctctctcttacaataatagttttacccttctctctcatcctctctcccacttccactcactcactctctccctccttttgcagCAAATCCCGAGGATCAACGAGGACATGGTGGACCCAGAGATTGCagcagcagcgagagagagagagagaagcaagagaggagggagaggaaggagaggaggaggagagagagggaggccaggagggaggcacgtcagagagagagggagaggaagaggttgattctgttacaacaacaactgcaacaacaacaacagttagtcagtgaggagggggaggggccgtcctctgatgctgaggatgaggtattgttcagggtaagtagtagtagtagtagtagtaatgcatcatttttaaactttccgagataatcttatttcaacaggtagagatgaaaaagtcttctaactgacaaaaaaaaaaacattatctatttattttgttatgtaggccagccagccgtgggggggacaaaacttcaataaaagaGACTCTCTGAGGTGTGGCTCCCCAAAATAGAATTGCAAATGGTAGCCAGAATTTACATGAATACTGGAGGGTGCTGTCAGGccaaaccagctccccatctgtgcctatgcagtgtctggccagccactagtgtgttttgggggctcagaccagcagattcccactgtttattcactgttgtgtgttgatgcagtgtctggccagccacttgtgtgttttgggggctcagaccagcagattcccactgtttattcactgtttgtgttgacgcagtgtctggccagccacttgtgtgttttgggggctcagaccagcagattccccactgtttattcactgtttgtgttgatttagtgtttggccagccacttgtgtgttttgggggctcagaccagcagattcccactgtttattcactgtttgtgttcatctagtgtttggccagccacttgtgtgtatgtaggggactcagaccagcagattcccactgtttatccactgtttgtgttgatgcagtgtttggccagccacttgtgtgttttgggggctcagaccagcagattcctactatttatccactgtttgtgttgatctagtgtttggccagccacttgtgtttatgtaggggattcagaccagcagattcccactgtttatccactgtttgtgttgatctagtgtttggccagccagttgtgtgttttgggggctcagaccagcagattcccactgtttattcactgtttgtgttgatttagtgtttggccagccacttgtgtgttttgggggctcagaccagcagattcccactgtttattcactgtttgtgttgatctagtgttttggccagccacttgtgtgtatgtaggggactcagaccagcagattcccactgtttatccactgtttgtgttgatgcagtgttttggccagccacttgtgtgttttgggggctcagaccagcagattcctactatttatccactgtttgtgttgatctagtgtttggccagccacttgtgtttatgtaggggattcagaccagcagattcccactgtttatccactgtttgtgttgatctagtgtttggccagccagttgtgtgttttgggggctcagaccagcagattcccactgtttattcactgtttgtgttgatctagtgtttggccagccacttgtgtgttttgggggctcagaccagcagattctcactgtttattcactgtttgtgttgatctagtgtttggccagccacttgtgtgtatgtaggggactcagaccagcagattcccactgtttatccattgtttgtgttgatgcagtgtttagccagccacttgtgtgtatgtaggggactcagaccagcagattcccactgtttatccactgtttgtgttgatgcagtgtttggccagccacttgtgtgtatgtaggggactcagaccagcagattcccactgtttattcactgtttgtgttgatgcagtatttggccagccacttgtgtgtatgtagcggactcagaccagcagattcccactgtttatccactgtttgtgttgatgcagtgtttggccagccacttgtgtgtttttgggggctcagaccagcagattcctactatttatccactgtttgtgttgatgcagtgtttggccagccacttgtgtgtatgtaggggactcagaccagcagattcccactgtttattcactgtttgtgttgatgcagtatttggccagccacttgtgtgtatgtagcggactcagaccagcagattcccactgtttatccactgtttgtgttgatgcagtgtttggccagccacttgtgtgttttgggggctcagaccagcagattcctactatttatccactgtttgtgttgatctagtgtttggccagccacttgtgtttatgtaggggattcagaccagcagattcccactgtttatccactgtttgtgttgatctagtgtttggccagccagttgtgtgttttgggggctcagaccagcagattcccactgttta
Above is a window of Scylla paramamosain isolate STU-SP2022 chromosome 31, ASM3559412v1, whole genome shotgun sequence DNA encoding:
- the LOC135088813 gene encoding putative nuclease HARBI1, producing MMNPAVSRKAAQQRQRRTYRVRRDIFAEYDDAELLKRFRLDRAGIVAVTDIVRDKLQSKTERNTALTPEMVAITLRYLATGKMQQCSCDDFGTTQPTISRAISQTIDALADPEVICQFVAFPHTQREVQQKQAEFMQVTQFPGVVGVIDGTHIRIVSPHVDEHVYVNRKRYHSINVQVVFDAHYKILDIVARWPGSVNDARILDKSALKLMFEEQHVPAGCYLPGDSGYPCKQWLLTPYLRPQTVAQANYNSSSTLRCSRGD